In one Drosophila pseudoobscura strain MV-25-SWS-2005 chromosome X, UCI_Dpse_MV25, whole genome shotgun sequence genomic region, the following are encoded:
- the LOC4812836 gene encoding carboxypeptidase B, whose protein sequence is MLATKSKRAVKPSKGKTAVPPQWEAPIAPPRRVIIPRPDVLHNYLDHKQICQYMDYLTNRYPHFVRTYTLGLTHERREVRALEINWMNSANVELSPQLRQHSPPPVEMLQNSKTPYPVVVKGDQCRNTIFIEAGTHAREWIGVTTALNCIYQLTERHTRNIEVLRKLRFIVVPLVNPDGYEYSRTKNPNWRKNRRPHKSTKFVGTDCNRNYDIYWNSGSSKVNRNTYKGERPFSEPETRAMRNMLDRLGPNLLFFLSLHSYGQSIMYPWGYSRDQPLFWRELNSLANSGKCAIKSYNGREYRIGSISCLTKRTIAGSVVDYVYGVLRVPMALVMELPSRDLGFQPPVEMVSQIGHESWYGIREMCKRAYDLRHQIKRETEPSLPAPARYQAGAGDGAEGEAATIDTKPVPAKEGQGTAGGDNAEKKTTPKKTKKRMKRSVRAQHEAIVKLQKKTTGGPGLLRAGLYPRQMPKVASAPPVRTRGGHGDGPIPLLTSRSKPPASSRMPLGVFL, encoded by the exons ATGCTGGCCACTAAATCGAAACGCGCCGTGAAGCCGTCCAAGGGAAAGACCGCTGTGCCGCCCCAGTGGGAGGCACCGATAGCCCCGCCCCGCCGCGTCATCATACCGCGTCCGGATGTGCTGCACAATTATCTGGATCACAAGCAGATCTGTCAGTACATGGATTACCTGACCAATCGGTATCCGCACTTTGTGAGGACCTACACCCTGGGCCTGACCCACGAGCGACGCGAGGTTCGGGCCCTGGAGATCAACTGGATGAACTCGGCGAATGTGGAGCTGTCGCCGCAGCTGCGCCAGCACTCGCCGCCGCCGGTGGAGATGCTGCAGAACAGCAAGACCCCATATCCAGTGGTCGTCAAGGGTGACCAGTGCCGCAACACGATCTTCATCGAGGCCGGGACCCATGCCCGCGAATGGATCGGCGTGACCACGGCCCTCAATTGCATCTACCAGCTGACGGAGCGGCACACGCGCAACATCGAGGTGCTGCGCAAGCTGCGCTTCATCGTTGTGCCGCTGGTGAATCCCGATGGCTATGAGTACTCGCGCACCAAG AATCCCAATTGGCGCAAGAACCGGCGACCCCACAAGTCCACCAAATTCGTGGGCACAGACTGCAATCGCAACTACGACATCTACTGGAACAGCGGCTCCAGCAAGGTGAACCGCAACACATACAAGGGCGAACGGCCCTTCTCCGAGCCGGAGACGCGGGCCATGCGCAACATGCTGGACCGCCTGGGGCCGAATCTGCTGTTCTTCCTCTCGCTCCACTCGTACGGCCAGAGCATCATGTACCCGTGGGGCTACAGTCGGGACCAGCCGCTCTTCTGGCGTGAGCTGAACTCCCTGGCCAATTCGGGAAAGTGCGCCATCAAGTCCTACAACGGACGCGAATACCGCATCGGAAGCATAAGCTGTCTCACGAAGCGCACGATCGCCGGCTCCGTAGTCGACTATGTGTACGGGGTGCTGCGCGTGCCCATGGCTCTGGTCATGGAGCTGCCGTCGCGGGATCTCGGCTTCCAGCCACCCGTCGAGATGGTCAGCCAGATTGGCCACGAGAGCTGGTACGGCATCCGGGAGATGTGCAAGCGAGCCTACGATCTGCGGCATCAGATCAAGCGCGAGACGGAGCCATCGCTGCCAGCCCCAGCCAGGTACCAGGCAGGAGCCGGCGATGGTGCCGAAGGCGAGGCTGCTACCATCGATACCAAACCAGTACCGGCCAAGGAAGGCCAAGGCACTGCGGGCGGCGACAATGCCGAGAAGAAGACCACGCCCAAGAAGACCAAGAAGCGAATGAAGCGATCGGTGCGTGCCCAGCACGAGGCCATCGTTAAGCTGCAGAAGAAAACAACGGGGGGACCAGGCCTGCTTCGAGCCGGACTGTACCCCCGACAAATGCCCAAAGTAGCTTCCGCTCCTCCAGTACGTACTCGTGGCGGCCATGGCGATGGACCCATCCCACTGCTGACCAGCCGCAGCAAGCCCCCAGCCTCCTCCCGCATGCCTCTGGGCGTCTTTCTGTAG